The Panicum hallii strain FIL2 chromosome 5, PHallii_v3.1, whole genome shotgun sequence genome contains the following window.
TGAATTTTGTCGAAGCGCGCGGACGGGATCAAAGCGGGCGCGCGAGAGCCCAGCGATGACGACGGTAACGGGAAGAAAGCGAGCCGTGCGCAAGAGCCCAAAACTGCCGTAAGCCCGCTGACGCAGCATATCACGCCCGCACGCACACACAAATTCCCCCAGAGAAAACGACTCGAGTGATCAACCAGTAGCTACAGACCAGTAGTAGCTACAGCAAGAGGCAGCTGCAGAGACGTGGTAAAAGATAGAGGGCATCGGCCCGGCCGGGTCTCTCAGCTCGTGTGGAACGCGTCAAAAAAGTAGGAAAACGCGTGTGATTTTTCTCTAGCTTAACCGCTATGCTACTTGCCAAGGATTTACTGTGTGTCCTTAGATCTCTCTCGTGCGTACGGTACGGTTGCTCCATGCACCATGCGATCGGCGTTGCTGTCACGCGCGCTCTACTATACTCTCATCATCATCGATCATCAAGACGTGCGTCACGGTGCACAATGCGATCGGCGTTGCTGTCACGCGCGCTTCTACTATACTCTCATCATCATCGATCATCAAGACGTGCGTTAAGGTGCAAGAAAGTCGTGCTTCTTCCCCGTGGACGCGTGAGGATCGGGCCGGGTTCTCCCCCGATCTTAATGAGATATGCTAGTAGCTAGCCCCGCCTGACGGAGCTGTAGCCATCCATGGCAGCAGCGTGAGGAGGAGGAGAATCTCGACCGCGATCGACCTTGATATGCTCCGGAGGAAAGAAGCATGACTTTCCTGCACCACGGTTccaaggccggccggccggcccacACTCAGCGAGACCAGCCAGCCAGCGCTCATCGTGCTAACTGTGCTACCGTGTCGCCGGAGTGTGTTGAACGTGCTGCGGCGGCGTCGGAGAAGCTTGCCGCCTTTCCAAATGCAAGCAAGCAGCAGCTATACGGGGTGCCTACTCTGCCTCGTGCCTGCTGCCGTGCCAACCACGGCACACCAGCAGCCACCAGGCCACCAGAGATATGATCTTGCGTCGCCGATGACATCTCGTCCCGGACAGCGTCTCTATATATTGCGTCCGGCCTCGCTCGATCATTGCCTGGTCGGGGAGATGAAAGTGACCTGTCCTCTCCAATCTCGCTGCTAGCTGCTGCTGTACGTGTTTGTTGTGGCCGGGTCAGTAGCTAGTCCGGCCAGGTCCGGGCCTCCGAGCCGCcatggcggccggccggccagctGTTGGATAGTTGGAGCTGGACTGGACTGGAGCTCAAAGCATGATGCTAAGGGTTTAGCTAGGACACAGTGACAGTCCGGTGGGTTTGGCACCGTACGTACATCTCAATTATCGTGGCTTGTAGCACTACTCTGGGTGCCGTCTTATCCTGTGTGGAATCTTGGCCGAAGCTGTCCCAATGGTGCCTACAACGTCCCTACAACAATCCAAGCAGCTGCTTCCAAGGCTACTGTTCTGTTGCTTTCGCAAAACAAAAAAGGTGCTTCTGTGCTCGTTCTGCTAGTAGATCTTGACGAACACGAGTGCCAATTATTGACAAGTACTCGTGCCAATTAGGCTAGCTACAGAGTAATCCACGCAGCTCGGAATCATGTTTTTAGGTAGGAGTGAGTAACAGTAGCAGTAGTAGTAGTGTATGcatgtgtgcgtgtgtgtataTCACCTATATATTCACCAGCTGAACCCAAAAAGCGAAGAAGGAAGAGATATTTTATTTTGCATCCGATCCACCAAAGTCCTTACTGGATGGATGTGGACTATTGAATCCGGTTCCGGCACACCTCCTTGTTTCTTCCATCACAAGCCTCTCGTCTTCTCCACGATGATACACTCGAAGACCCTCCACGATATGAGTGAAGCTTAAAACTGTTCATGCCAGCCACCTTGAAAAAGTTAGCATCGGTCTTGTTATCAACATGAGCAGCAGTTTATATTAACATGAGCAACAGTTTATAGGGACCCACATGGGAAATAAAATATGAAAGCTGAAAGCGACTTATCTCATCTTCCTCCCTCAGGTGCACACCAGGTTCTCTCTCCTTCTATAGCATTCCATCGACGGTAAGGAACTGCATTTTGATGAGCAGTGAAAGGGAAGAGGTAATTACAGAATTACTCCTCCTACTCATCAGTAGGGGTCCATGAGCACGATCAGCACCACTAACACCAAAAGTGCGATCAACTGAGGGGGAACCAGTCAAAGTGTGCACCGGACTAGCAACATCTACCTCAGTATCTCGGTGGTGTGGCCAGTCCCATGACCAAATACCGGTCCAATTCAAAACCGTTGAACGCTAGCTAGCTAGCGAGTGGTAGACATGTACAGGTCCTTCTAAACCCCTAGGAAAACCACCTTTTTTCCGTTTGGTCCAGTCAAAGCTCATACTCTTCCACCTGACAGGCGAGCTCAGATGCTGACGCCTCTAGCTCGATCGCCTCTGCCTCTCTATAAGAACCGCCCCCCTTTTGCCGCTCTCCGATCCACTCTATCGATCCTCGCCTCGACGGTACACACAGCCGCCAACAAGACACGTATGAACTAGCAGCAGTGAAGAAGTGAACATTGAGCGAGCAAGGTAGCTGCCTGCGACTGCGATGGAGGCGGGCATGTCGGAAGAGAAGAACGCCCTGGTGGCGGAGCTGGTGCGGGTGCTGGAGATGGTGAGGCAGCTCGAGGCGCACATGGcgggccagcagcagcagcaggccggAGGGGAGCAGCGGTGCCGGGCGCTCGTGGGCACCATGCGCGACTCCATCCACAGGGCCGTGCACATGGCCATGTCCTCCTGCGCCGGCGGGCAGCCGGAGTCGCCGCCCTCTGGCGGGGACGGCAGCCCGCGCAGCGCCGGGTCGGACCAGGCCGGCGACTTCCGGGGCCGCGGCAATGCGGCGGGCCAGTGCAAGAGGAGGTAAGGGGGCGGACAAAAATCCTAGCTGATCGATCATTGAAGTAACACACGCGGGAGCGCGCGGTTCACCCACCTGTGTGTGATTCCGGTGACGAAACGCAGGAAGACGCTGCCCAAGTGGAGCACCCAGGTGAGGGTGAGCGCCGTCCAGGACGTCACCCCCCTCGACGACGGCCTCAGCTGGAGGAAGTACGGCCAGAAGGACATCCTCGGCGCCAAGTACCCAaggtcggcgccgccgccgccgccgccacctaaCTCGCCTCGCGAACGCCCACAACTTTTTCAGCCGCGCACGCACACGCTCGTGTGTGCTTGATTACTGTAACTGAATAACTGATCTCTGAGACTACAATTCTTGTTGCAGAGCCTACTTCCGGTGCACGCACCGGCACTCGCAGAGCTGCAACGCGAGCAAGCAGGTGCAGCGCACGGACGGCGACCCGCTGCTCTTCGACGTCGTGTACCACGGCTCCCACACGTGCGCCCAGGCTCAGCAGCACGGCGCCGCCGCGCACCCCGGCGGCAGCAACCAGGGGGCGCGCCCCGCAGCAGCGAGCGGGCCCGGGGAGCACTCGCAGTCCCAGGCCCAGACGACGGCCTCCCCGGGGTTCGAAGCAGCAGCAGGGCCCGCGCTGCCGTTCTCGCTCCCTTCCAACGGGCCGGCGGCTGGCGCCGACGACGCCGGCGGCAGCCGTctcccgggcggcggcgcccgtgCCACCGCGTCCCCTTTCGTGTCCCCGGCGACGCCGGAGTGCCTGGCCCGGGACGTGCCTCACCCTCACGACGCTGAGCTCGCCTCCACCACGAACTCCCCTATGCCCATGGAGGAGATGGACTTCATGTTCCCGCTGGACGCCGCCGATTTCTTGGAGAACCCGGCCAGCTACTTCTAAACACGAATTCGACCTCACTGTATAATCTTCCCTACCCACTCGTGAGTCTGTACGGTAGCCAGAAGCCAGTTATAGCACAAATTAAATCAAAGGACTTTCTTCCAATCCGCACTGCTGGTGCTGGCAGGCAGCTTGAATTTCCAAATCTTGCCACCACGCTCCATGCACCGGGCTAATCGTGATTTCCTCCATGCTGCCGTCTGCGCGAGGAGCAGGCACACCAGGGCTCAGATGATGTGGTCAGTGGTCGATCGCGAGATCCTGGTCGAATTGTAGGACAGTTCAGGACATGTCTCACGATTTGATCCACACGAAGTCACGAACAAATCACACATGTGTCCTGACGGACCCGACGTCTGAATGTTCCTTTTGGATAACCGAGTGATCCAGGTCGTGCTAGCAGCAAATGCCCCGTCAAGTGTCAACGTCCTGTCGCCGCACGAAGAAATCACACTTGCCCTCGCCCGCAGGCTACTGACCGGGCGGAGACAGCGGCGACGACGACCGCCGGACGCCGAGGCTGCGGAGCCTGACGCGGACACTGGTCAGCACCGCAGCATGTATGCTCGATGCTCGTGCGTGCCCCCGGTCCTGCAGGACAACCTTTTCAGAAAGGGCGAGGTAGACTGTAGACGAGAGAGACTCGGATTTGGTTTTGCCTGCAGTGGGTTACTCGATCGTCGTCGTGCGACGGGGATAGATGATGGAATGTACAAGCAGCGCGCCATGGATCACGCATGGGCTTGTCCTACGATTATAGCAAGAAAAGGCTACCCATATTGCCATATTGGTGACCATGGAGCCAGGCAACCAGCTGATGTTGCACTCTTTTGAAATTGTACTGTACTGATGTACTATTTTTTTTTGCGAGATGAAAGAGAGATTTTGTTACTTAGAAATATTGTCAGTGCATTCGATTCCCGAGCAATGATTTGCTCAACACACTCGTCCGGAGCGGCGAAACGCCAAACTGCCGAATGTTTGGTTCGCTTCGCCTGGCATCCAACCATGATCGCCGTGCATTCCTCTGGAATCTTATTCTGGCGAGAGAGAGAGCACCTTGGTGGAGACCCTTCCCGTACCTCTCGCCGTAGAGCGTGGGCAGTGAGATGATAGGCAGTGGCTGAGTTGAGAAGCTTGGTGATCTCCATTTTCAGTTTCTCGAGTGTGTCAGGCGTGCTGCCGCCACCGTTGTGGTGGCTGTTGCTAGCAAACCCGTCGAGGTAGGCCTACGGTGCTTGCACATGCCCTTGATGAAGTAGTGGCGGGGGCACTGCATCGACGAGCCGTTCTTCGCCCGCCGAGCTGCAATTGTGGAACTCGTGCTAATCAGCGGCGGCATCGACGAACAAGAAGCCTTGTTGCGCCTTGTGCACCGGCGTGGTTTTGCGATCAGTACCAGAAGCCAAAGGTCGCAGCGGTGGGGGAGATGTGGACTCACGATGCAAATAGGTTGAAATTGGGTCAACCAGTTACTGACCCATACAACCCATTGACATATTTTATAGGTTCTGGGTTGGCCCGACCCAACATGATAAATAAACCGGTTGATCCAACGAATACCCAAAAAGTTAAACGCTGCTACTATCGCCCGCTGCACGCGATACTCGAGCGCTTTACTCAAGCTCCGCGGAAGTGTGGGCGGTAGCCGCAAGCaccgccgaggcgagagccgcgagttccgccgcgcggtTGGGGGCTGCCGACCTCCGCCGCAGTCAGGCCGGCGGGagctgtgagctgtgagccGGACGTGCAGGAGCTTGGAGATGAGATTGGAAGCGAAAAAGAAGATTAGGTGCGGTGCTAAGGATAAAGGAGAAGAGGGGACTCGTCAGTGTGGAGCGGAACCTGGCTCGTGTGGCACTGGTCGCGGCAGCAAGGTCTTCAGGAGGAAGGACTCGCCGGCGCCTGGGCGAACCGCGGCGTgcggggaggaggggcggcgtcgGCAACACCTGAGGTACAGGTACGCTCGGTGATGCGAGGCCGGTGCGGTCAAGTGGCGCAAGGCTGGCGGTGGCGCCGTCGCCCCGAACGGGAGGATTGAGATGCAATTGTGATTTCATACGTGAGGACTGAGGATTGGGTTACCCAAATGACACAGGTTCCTTGGCTCCAATTTGACATCAGATTTTTGTGGGTCGGCCCGATGGGTTTTTACACcaaactttgagttttggaTACTGGGTCATTAGGTCGATCCATGAAAATCTGCATCCTGAGATGTGGTACAACCTATTATTTCAATAGCATATAAGAGAACACCATATGTTCCAATCAATGTTTTAAAGATGACAAGATGACCCAAGGGGAGCTGGGTACCTCGGACGCCTAGGCGGCGCCTAGGTGAAGTTATGGCGACAAGATGTGACTATTTCTCAAGACGAGCTGGATCCACCCGCACCGGTTCCAATAGCATTTATCTTATCTACATATGAAATCCCCGAAGGGTGGCGCAAGGCCATGTGGTCCACGTCACCGTAAAAAATTTTCACCATCCATTTTAAAATTTACGGTGTTCATTGTCCTTCGCTAGCCTTGCAGCAGTAAAAAATCTTTGCTCTTGCGAAGCATCCAGCAGCTCTGGCGCTCCGGCCGACCACCCTTGTGCCTCCTCTGCTCGGCCTCCTCGGAGCAGACAGTgacggaggtggcggtggcggctaTCACAGCGGTGCTGCTGGTGCGCATGGGGTGCTCTCTCCGCACTCCGTTTTGTCCCGCCTGCAACCAGGCTCACTCCGGCTCGTGCCGCTGCTCCTCATCTtgcttctcctcctccgccgccaccccgTGGTACCCCTGGCGAGTCCCCGCGCCGGCAGCGGTGGTGGCCGTTGCGTCCCCATCCCCGACCCCGCCACTCTCTTCCTCTCGCTGTCCGGGGGGGGCACCACTGGCGGATCTAAAGGGCCCACCCTAAGAATCGGCCTAAAGAAGAGCACCCCTTGATTTTTGTTGGGGCATTAACTCTTGTGTGTAGGCAGCATCTAGGATGGATCACACTAGTCGTAGATTACGGCCATACTACTATTACTGCTTGCATGCAACCCGTGGACCAAGGTCCTCTCTCCTTGTAACTTGCGCTCGGTCTTGTACCCAGCGCCACTTCATTGTACCCTATCCCCTTCGGATATCTATTTAAATCAAAACTCACAGCAGCAACAGGGATCCAATCAGAGCCCTAGTGCAAACAAACAGAaaggtgtgtgtgtgtgttcatCCCCTCCCAGCTCAGGCAAACTACTCGGTTGTGCCTGAGAAACCACTCAATGGGAGATGGATTTCCAACAATTGGTATCAAGAGTCTAGGTTAAGTATCCTTtggatcaatgtctccatccGAGAAGCCCGATAGATCTAGGCATGGCTCGAGGGAGAGCAAAAAGCTGGTCGAGGGCAAAGAAGGTGTCCTTGGGAAGGAAGGCCTGACGCCCAAGGACCAGCAGCCAGAAGACCCAAAGCGGCAGGCGAAAAAGGAGAAGAAGCCGGTCAGCGAGGAAGATGCGGGGGAGGGGGGGGTCATTGTCGAATGCCTATGTAACCTCGTGTCACCACCGAAGGCGTCCCTCCTCTTCCCCGTGCGGGTTGTGATACCGGAATAGGGAGTGGCCGGCCATTCAGAGGGTAGTGAAGGAGTCGAGTGGCACAAAGTACCTGACGCTGACAAGATCCAACTACACCCACTGGAGCTTGGTCATGAAGGTGATGCTCTAAGCCCACAACCTCTGGGACGCCATCGAGTATGGCCCCTGTGACTTCAAGGAAGATTGCATGGCCAGAAAGGTCCTTATCCTCTCAGTGCCGCTAGAGATGGTGCCGCGGGTGGCCAAGAAGAAGTCGGCTGCAGAAGCATAGGATGCCATCAAGATGATGTGCGTCGGCAATGACAAAGTCCAGAAGGGCAGGGCTCAGCAGCTGCGGAGGGAATTCAAAGCCATGACGTGTCGCAGCGGCGAGAAGGTGGATGACTTTGCTCTGTGATTGTCCAACCTCATCATCAACCTGGAGGAGCTGGGTGAGGAGATAGAGGAGCAGTGAGTAGTGGAGAAGCTCCTACAGTCGGTTCCACCTCGGTGCGACCATCTGGTGATGTCCATCGAGACGCTGCTAGACATCTCCTCCCTCTCGCTGGAAGAGGTGACTAGGCGCCTGAAGGTGCAAGAGGACCGCATGGACCACGCCGACTCAAATTGCGACTCTGGCAAGCTGTTGTATgttgaaaggatctcaagatgcctagaggggggtgaatagactAATCTGCAACATAAAACACTTTTGAAACAGTTAGTGACAGAGGAGCCCGGATACTCTgagtatatgtccggatactctagACTTTGTGTCTGGAGTCTCCGGATATATTATCCGGAATGTCCGAGTATAAAGGTAACGACAAGAATACTAAGTGTCGAAATAGGGAAAGTAGATTGAACAAATTTGCAGGTACCTGGGTATGCTGGGTATGCTCTAGAGTGTATTTCACAAGTTGAATCAAACTAGATATGTGTATACGAGTAGATCAATCTCAAATCCTAGTAAACAAGAGACACAAGGTAACAAGGCCAAAGTGCAAGTAAAGTAGACAAGAGAGGACAGTGATTTGTTTttcgaagttcactcccaaaggagctacgtctccgttgaggaaggattcaagagacggtgctcaagaacctcTATACTTCTCTCCCAAGGATGAGACaaacgctcaaacccaaggtcacttactaaGAGTTCCTCCGAGAGGAATGACGATTACAAACTTCCcgtggtgctcacaacttgcttaaGCACTCACGAGCGacgcctagccatctaggagcttgaagctccaagagtagaAAAATTGAATCTACCAGCTAGACAAGTATGATGTACTCAAAAGATGGAATGGAAACTCACTAGTACAAATATTTGCttttgcaacaatctcacttgaatccgtAAAGGAAATAACTCAAGAATGAAGAAAGGGGGAATGAGAGAGTTCTTTTTTAGCTTGTGGGTGTTTCTGGTCGATGTGAGCAAGAGAGAGTATGagtgaaggggtatggggggtatttataccccctcacagaaaactagccgttggcgaatcggtacccggatactccggacactggtGTTCGGACGCTCCGAACTCATAGAAATTTACCGACGGGGAATAGTTACCCAGAGACTTcaggtatatgtccggatactccggacgtctctgtccggacattccggaccagGACCCGAACACTCCGGGTTTAGCAAGAGATTTTACAACAAGGCTAtttatagtggtaggtttgattctcataGTTTTTCTAGATTTTCTTaagcacaactaccacgtcaAGACCTTtagatcaaagtccctcttgatagtacaacgttcctatactcaatttcaaaataaaatctaatcttcaagtaaatttgaaacaccacttttcattttctttttgaGAGGTCATGTTTTGTAATAGGCTTTGCTTATTCACCCTTAACACCTGCACATATTCTTGATAACATGATTAAATATAAATGTGCTTTATCATctaacaccaaaacccactaaggggcctagatatctttcataTGTTGATGCACCGGGTCAGCGAGATCGTGAGTTGGGCGAGGGTCCGTCCAGGTCTGGAGGCAAGAGGAGTCAGCGGCAGTGCCCGATGGCTCCAAAGAAGAAAGAAGTCGACGGCGGTGAGGTGAGGAAGCCACTACGCAATGACACATGCCACAACTATGGCCGTGCTGGCCATTGGGCACGTGAGTGCAAGCAGCCCAAGAAGGGGCAAGCGCACCTAGCCCAAGCGGAAGAAGAGCCATGCCTATTCATGGCACAATTCTGCGTGGAAAACCACTTGGAGGAGCTGCAAACCGAGTTGTTTTCTGTGCAGGAACTCGAAGAAGTAGTTGAGACGGTCGTCCGCGTGGAAAACCACTAGACGGAGCCGCAAACCAAGTTGTTTTCTATGCAGGAAGTCGAAGAAGTAGTCGAAATGGTTAAGAAGGCGACTGATGAGCACTCGGGCGACCACAGGGTCGGCCACGAGCCTGCTCCCCTACCTGCGACGGTGGCTGCAATGACGACCTGCATCAAGGAGCCTCAGGCTCAAGTCTACCTCGGCACGGGCTGGGACGACGagttgatggaagggtgataCCTGGACACAAGGGCCACCAACCACATGACAGGGCGGTGTGATGTCTTCTCCCACCTCGATCGGGCCGTGCACGGCTTGATCAAGTTCAGCGACGGGTCGATCGTGGCCATCTAGGGCTGTGACACCGTCATCTTCTCTGGGAGGAATAGGGAACACAAGTTCCTAGATAGGGTCTACTACATCCCGAACCTGCGCAACTCCATCATCTCAGTCAGGCAACTCGACGAGATCGGGTTCAAGATTCACATCGAGGATGGTGTCTTGCGGATCCATGCTCATGAGAGCCGGCTGCTGGCAAGGGTTCCCCGCAGCACGAATAGGCTGTATGTGCTGCGACTGGGAGGTAACGAGGCCGCTCTGCCTCACCACGCGTCGTGGCAACGATGCCTAGCGGTGGCATGATCGGTTCGGGCACGTCAACTTTGTCGCTCTACATCAGATGGGGTGGAAGAGCATGGTGCGCGGACTGCTGCAGCTGGCTCACGTTGAGCAGCCGTGAGACGTCTGCGTCACCACCAAGCACGGCGCACCCTCTTCCCAAAGCAGACCAAGTATAGGTGGacaagccgctcgagctcgtACACGATGACTTGTGCGGCCCCATCACGCCAGTGACTCGAGAGGTCGGCGCTACATCCTGCTGCTGGTAGATGATGCCACAAGGTACATGTGGGCAGCTTTCCTCGCGGAGAAGAGCAGCACGCCGTAGTCCATCAAGAAGATCCAGGCGGCTGCGGAGAATAAGTGCAGGAGGAAGCTGAGGGTGTTTCGCACTAACAACGGCGGCGAGTTTACGTTGGCGTCATTCGCCAAGTACTTTCCTGATCAAGGTGTGGAGCGGTACCACTATGCGCCCCACACGTCCCAGCAGAACGACGTGGTGGAGCGGCATAACTAGTCGGTGGTAGCTATGGCGCTTGCCCTGCTGAAGTAGAGGGGCATGCCGGCCATCTACTGGGCAGAGGCGGTGTTTCTCCTCAACCGCTTGCCCACTCGGTTCCTCTCTGACAAGACGCCATATGTGGCGTGGCATGGAAGCAAGCCGGTGGTCCAATTCCTGCGCACCTTTGGGTGCTTGGCGTACCTGAAGGAACTCGGGTACAATGGCAAGCTTGAAGATCGATCAACTCCAGACGTCTTCATCGGCTACGAGGAAGGAGCCAAGGCCTACCGGGTGTTGGACCCGGTGACACAGCGTGTGCGCACAGCACGCGATGTTGTGTTTGATGAAGATCGTGGCTGGAGCTGGTCGCAGGAGGAAAATGGCAACACCGGATGCAATTCCGACTTCATCGTCGAGTACCCGGTGGAAGCTGCGGTGaccccctcgagtactttctccgACCCCCACGACCCTTCCTGGTATGTCTCCGAGTACTTCAAGCTCTATTTCAAGTACTTCTAGGGGTGAGGCAACCCCCACGACCGCTTCCCCGACTTCCACTACTCTGGCTGGTGCGACTCCAAGTACTTTGGAGGGTGCTTCGAGTACTCTTGAGGCCGCTCCGAGTGGTGATTCACCTCCAAACACTGCTCTAAGTTCTTCCCCGAGCTACGGCAGCGATGACTCCCGCCTCGACAACGACCATGATGATGTCCCATTGCGCTATCGCTTAACAGAAGACTTGCTCAGTGAGCCGTACCTAGGCCTTGAGCAAGTAGAGTTCGAGGAGGCGGAGTTGATGCTCACCGGCACGGGGGAGCCATGCTCCTTTGCTAAGGCGGAGCAAGAGAAAGCTTGGCGTGTGGCAATGCGCGATGAAATCAACTCGGTTGAGCACAACAAGACTTGGGAGCTGGTCAATCTCCCAGCTGGGCAACATACCATTGGGCTAAAGTAGGTGTTCAAGCTGAAGCGCGACAAGGTGGCAGAGGTGATCAAGCACAAGGCATGACTGGTGACCGACATCGATTTTGATGAGGTCTATGCGCCTGTGGCTTGCATGGAGTCGGTGCGAGTGCTTCTGGCCCTTGCAGCTCAGGAGGGCTGGACTGTCCACCATATGGACGTCAAGTCGGCCTTCTTGAATGAGATCTGAAGGAGGAGGTCTACGTCAAGCAGCCCCCCGGGTTCGTCTTCCTAGGGAAGGAAGGAAAGGTGCAGCGGCTGCGTAATGCTCTTTATAGCTTACGGCAGACGCTGCGGGCCTAGAACACGAAGCTTGATTCGACACTCAAAGCGCTCAAGTTCAAGCAGAGTGTGCATGAGCACACCATCTACAGGCGGGGTGGTGGCAAGGACGGGGAGCCACTACTGGTCGGTGTCTATGTTGACGATCTGATGATCACCGGGTCATCTGAGTAAACCATCGTCAAGTTCAAGTAGGAGATGAAAGGCCAATTCCAGATGAGTGATCTCGGGCTTCTCTACTTCTACCTTGGCATTCAGATGCATCAGAAGGGTGAGCATATCACTGTGAGCCAAGCACAGTACGCCGTCCAAGTCGTGAAGATTGGCGGGATGGAGTGGTGCCATCTTGCCTAGACGCCCATGGAGGAAAGGCTGCACCTGAGCCGTGACAGTACCACTCCAGAAGTCGGCTCCACCAAGTACCGGCGATTGGTCGGAAGTCTCCAGTATCTCCTACACACGCGACTAGATCTGGCCTTTGCAGTTGGGTTTGCGAGTCGTTCCATGGAGAGGCCGGCTGAAGAGCACATGAAGGCAGTGAAGCGCATCCTCCGCTACGCAACGGCACGCTCGACTACGGTCTGCGCTACGAGAAGTCAGCCGAAACAACTCGGTTGGCTGGCTACAGCGACAGCAACCACGCCGGCGACGTCGACGTCAACAACCGCAAGAGCACAAGCGGCAACCTCTTCTACCTTGGCAAGTGCCCGGTGAGTTGGCAATAGCTCAAGCAATGTGTGGTGGCTCTGTCATCA
Protein-coding sequences here:
- the LOC112894169 gene encoding probable WRKY transcription factor 41, with amino-acid sequence MEAGMSEEKNALVAELVRVLEMVRQLEAHMAGQQQQQAGGEQRCRALVGTMRDSIHRAVHMAMSSCAGGQPESPPSGGDGSPRSAGSDQAGDFRGRGNAAGQCKRRKTLPKWSTQVRVSAVQDVTPLDDGLSWRKYGQKDILGAKYPRAYFRCTHRHSQSCNASKQVQRTDGDPLLFDVVYHGSHTCAQAQQHGAAAHPGGSNQGARPAAASGPGEHSQSQAQTTASPGFEAAAGPALPFSLPSNGPAAGADDAGGSRLPGGGARATASPFVSPATPECLARDVPHPHDAELASTTNSPMPMEEMDFMFPLDAADFLENPASYF